The following are from one region of the Sandaracinus amylolyticus genome:
- a CDS encoding SpvB/TcaC N-terminal domain-containing protein has translation MSDDRVVLPDGPGSIEGIGDNVSVDGNMGAMSYSIPIEAPQGYEGMTPELALSYSSSAGAGLLGVGWSMRVPSIERLTLRGLPRYVADDEFAADGAEQLVRVSRSGDTAVYRARFERGFVRYTWRAVGDGSAGYWTAEYPDGRIGYFGATAAGTLVHEARLEAQDGDTFRYLLVEMVDVHGHSIRYEYEKTGVTPLLRRVGWVFEAGSATPRYAIELEYEARPDPISDAQPGFEERITERLWLVRVRSRGEAIRAYRLTYEDMADSGGFSRVRTVEQIGRDGGVYPVAHRFGYSRSLGGVCGEARCDRPFVVDMGTLSGAAGIGTGDATLVDINGDALPDLVDSSRTGPHRFYVNVLEGAGRARFDSASVDSTTTSRSGFELSQPYVKILDVNGDGFADLVNARTAQVRCNHASGDWTTSGCGVLSEQGFTLEDDGVAGDGDSDPVRTRFVDLNGDRRIDILRTNGATDVQAWLNTGSGFTALAVQPIGRVFDGDRLQLADMNGDGLLDPVVVEAGTVRYRLALGWGRWGDWVTVEGPSIGSDSAMNDTELQDLNGDGLDDLVIVQGSTVRYAINRNAGRFDPFVTIGAGDVDGGLPVREPTTTVLFADMNGSGSQDPVWVGADGRVRFLELFPVRPNLMSRLENGLGLVHEITYGTSVAHQAASETPWRYTLPHAMQVVDRTDTWVTLTGGDDGEGLHEVIESTYRDGFYDGIEKAFRGFARVERRLLAEMSRDSQEPALTIEEYLVEDPYFTGLLSRRAVLSGDDLRPLSEERHEYDDCEVAQVPTSGLRFAVHHACETSVTTIRQEGAEPDAWATTRVEYERNGYGQVVRTTEHGVAHMGAPESPVACGACDADLEGTFGAACGDECSGDERIEVRELIEPGRATGDRWILGRAHTVRRFAREGGPATEERTYYDGSDFVGLAHGTLELGMPTRVTSMVREGETVDTQRNAYDAHGNVIATLDPLGAPDDESAHRRSYTYDAAGLRVLRVEVHVATPEGEPYRLRQEYAYEPAFDKVVESTAWMIDGAGATSPRNPTYYAYDEFARVVAIAKPGDTLERPTLEVTWELDAPASRIVVRQRSEAGGELDIESVQCADGRGRVFLERTRIAEGEWMVNGFTELNRRGAEVRIYQPYTDSSGACAFEPPTGVAHVDVQYDGAQREILRTMPDAALYGSASIVRTEHLPLATITHDENDSDAESPHHGTPDAVHVDGLDRPIAIERVLRTEAGLERAVTRLFYDAAGSLAGYVDALGNVKRQDVDLLGRVVRIEDPNTGVITFEHDAAGNVIARTDARGITARTEYDGANRPLVSFDADEPEATRIEYRYDLPETCDATRCTNAAAQLVEASYPLPAELAELVGGARGFDHVGYDARGRVGYEARVLGAARFETRTRFDGVDRPVETVFPDGQRMTRRFDGASRLVGIDGLIERIERDARGLVARIVRADGSEDSMEYDALMRLARLSSVDASGGAMQDYAYDRDRHGLLLGIEDGAELPSGFASASARYAYDAWYRLRGAELEAGTERAETLAWTYDAIDNTLSAVSSLGATSVAHVGDYEYDRPGVASRAGELVMEHDVAGFLTQRGELGLAWDFLGRLVSASREGEPRGVFAYGPDQRRVAKIEDGAVTIYAGADFEVRDGVSRVYARIERDRVARAQSTAMGVSIYGDPSDDGEVDAGDAWLARAEQASRASRHHAAARRFLHEAAPEPVQLFHDHLGSLAAATREGERVGLRRYHAFGEIRADDGFVDERGFTGQERDASTGLSAFEWRYLDTRAGRWSSADPAFESVTDDVVRVFEGIGRYGYVSANPINAIDPTGLMFERLTSAFNAVAPDNAGPLMRAVTNAAVSLAFHYAQNDSTTGAVVSSLVALGGTALEARQSMKGGASMGSAILQSTVGTVGAVGGEAFGLWEGASEAVQTVLAETTGFLADFGGAVLGKAWDTPPGGANPVPTTDVEQGGGTELQMENDPVETNDSNPTQQ, from the coding sequence GTGTCCGACGATCGCGTGGTGCTCCCCGACGGCCCGGGGTCGATCGAGGGCATCGGCGACAACGTCTCGGTCGACGGCAACATGGGCGCGATGAGCTACTCGATCCCGATCGAGGCTCCGCAGGGCTACGAGGGCATGACGCCCGAGCTCGCGCTCTCCTACAGCTCGAGCGCGGGCGCGGGGCTGCTCGGGGTCGGGTGGTCGATGCGCGTGCCCTCGATCGAGCGGCTCACGCTGCGCGGCCTGCCGCGCTACGTGGCGGACGACGAGTTCGCGGCGGACGGCGCGGAGCAGCTCGTGCGCGTCTCGCGCAGCGGCGACACCGCGGTCTATCGCGCGCGCTTCGAGCGCGGGTTCGTGCGCTACACGTGGCGCGCCGTCGGCGACGGGTCGGCGGGCTACTGGACGGCGGAGTACCCCGACGGACGCATCGGCTATTTCGGCGCGACCGCCGCCGGGACGTTGGTGCACGAGGCGCGGCTCGAGGCGCAGGACGGCGACACGTTCCGTTACCTGCTCGTCGAGATGGTCGACGTGCACGGCCACTCGATCCGCTACGAGTACGAGAAGACCGGCGTCACGCCGCTGCTGCGGCGCGTGGGCTGGGTGTTCGAGGCGGGCTCGGCGACGCCGCGCTACGCGATCGAGCTCGAGTACGAGGCGCGCCCCGATCCGATCAGCGACGCGCAGCCCGGCTTCGAGGAGCGCATCACCGAGCGGCTGTGGCTGGTGCGCGTGCGCTCGCGCGGCGAGGCGATCCGCGCGTACCGACTGACCTACGAGGACATGGCCGACAGCGGCGGGTTCTCGCGCGTCCGCACCGTCGAGCAGATCGGTCGTGACGGCGGCGTGTACCCGGTGGCGCATCGCTTCGGGTACTCGCGCTCGCTCGGCGGCGTCTGCGGCGAGGCGCGCTGCGATCGCCCGTTCGTCGTCGACATGGGCACGCTCTCGGGCGCCGCGGGCATCGGCACCGGCGACGCGACGCTCGTCGACATCAACGGCGACGCGCTGCCCGATCTCGTCGACAGCTCGCGCACCGGGCCGCACCGCTTCTACGTGAACGTGCTCGAGGGCGCGGGGCGCGCGCGCTTCGACTCCGCGAGCGTCGACAGCACGACGACCTCGCGCAGCGGCTTCGAGCTCTCGCAGCCCTACGTGAAGATCCTCGACGTCAACGGCGACGGCTTCGCGGATCTCGTCAACGCACGCACCGCGCAGGTGCGCTGCAACCACGCGAGCGGCGACTGGACGACCTCGGGCTGCGGCGTGCTGAGCGAGCAGGGCTTCACGCTCGAGGACGACGGCGTCGCGGGCGACGGCGACAGCGATCCGGTGCGCACGCGCTTCGTCGATCTCAACGGCGATCGCCGCATCGACATCCTTCGCACCAACGGCGCCACCGACGTGCAGGCGTGGCTCAACACCGGCAGCGGGTTCACCGCGCTCGCGGTGCAGCCGATCGGTCGCGTGTTCGACGGCGATCGCCTGCAGCTCGCGGACATGAACGGCGACGGGCTGCTCGATCCGGTCGTCGTCGAGGCGGGCACGGTGCGCTACCGGCTCGCGCTCGGATGGGGCCGCTGGGGTGACTGGGTGACGGTCGAGGGGCCGTCGATCGGCTCGGACTCGGCGATGAACGACACCGAGCTCCAGGACCTCAACGGCGACGGCCTCGACGATCTCGTGATCGTGCAGGGCTCGACCGTGCGCTACGCGATCAACCGCAACGCCGGGCGCTTCGATCCCTTCGTGACGATCGGCGCAGGCGACGTCGACGGTGGTCTCCCGGTGCGCGAGCCGACGACGACCGTGCTCTTCGCCGACATGAACGGCAGCGGCTCGCAGGACCCGGTGTGGGTCGGCGCGGACGGCCGCGTGCGCTTCCTCGAGCTCTTCCCGGTCCGCCCGAACCTCATGAGCCGGCTCGAGAACGGGCTCGGGCTCGTGCACGAGATCACCTACGGCACGAGCGTCGCGCACCAGGCCGCGAGCGAGACGCCGTGGCGCTACACGCTCCCCCACGCGATGCAGGTCGTCGATCGCACCGACACCTGGGTCACGCTGACCGGCGGCGACGACGGCGAGGGCCTGCACGAGGTCATCGAGAGCACGTACCGCGACGGGTTCTACGACGGCATCGAGAAGGCGTTCCGCGGGTTCGCGCGGGTCGAGCGCCGACTGCTCGCGGAGATGTCGCGCGACAGCCAGGAGCCCGCGCTGACGATCGAGGAGTACCTCGTCGAAGATCCGTACTTCACGGGGCTGCTCTCGCGTCGCGCCGTGCTGAGCGGGGATGATCTCCGCCCGCTGAGCGAGGAGCGCCACGAGTACGACGACTGCGAGGTCGCGCAGGTGCCGACGAGCGGTCTTCGCTTCGCGGTGCACCACGCGTGCGAGACGTCGGTCACGACGATCCGCCAGGAGGGCGCGGAGCCCGACGCGTGGGCGACGACGCGCGTGGAGTACGAGCGCAACGGCTACGGCCAGGTCGTCCGCACGACCGAGCACGGCGTCGCGCACATGGGCGCGCCCGAGTCGCCGGTCGCGTGCGGCGCGTGCGACGCGGACCTCGAAGGGACGTTCGGCGCGGCGTGCGGCGACGAGTGCAGCGGCGACGAGCGCATCGAGGTGCGCGAGCTGATCGAGCCGGGGCGCGCGACCGGCGATCGCTGGATCCTGGGGCGCGCGCACACGGTGCGTCGCTTCGCGCGCGAGGGCGGGCCGGCGACCGAGGAGCGCACGTACTACGACGGCTCGGACTTCGTCGGCCTCGCGCACGGCACGCTCGAGCTGGGCATGCCGACGCGCGTCACGTCGATGGTGCGCGAGGGCGAGACGGTCGACACCCAGCGCAACGCCTACGACGCGCACGGCAACGTGATCGCGACGCTCGATCCGCTCGGCGCGCCCGACGACGAGTCGGCGCACCGCCGCAGCTACACCTACGACGCGGCGGGCCTGCGCGTGCTGCGCGTCGAGGTCCACGTCGCGACGCCCGAGGGCGAGCCCTATCGGCTGCGCCAGGAGTACGCGTACGAGCCGGCGTTCGACAAGGTCGTCGAGTCGACCGCGTGGATGATCGACGGAGCGGGCGCGACCTCGCCGCGCAACCCGACCTACTACGCCTACGACGAGTTCGCGCGGGTGGTCGCGATCGCGAAGCCCGGCGACACGCTCGAGCGCCCGACGCTCGAGGTCACGTGGGAGCTCGACGCGCCCGCGAGCCGCATCGTGGTGCGCCAGCGCAGCGAGGCGGGCGGCGAGCTCGACATCGAGAGCGTGCAGTGCGCGGACGGACGCGGTCGCGTGTTCCTGGAGCGCACGCGCATCGCCGAGGGCGAGTGGATGGTGAACGGCTTCACCGAGCTGAACCGCCGCGGCGCCGAGGTCCGCATCTACCAGCCCTACACCGACTCGAGCGGCGCGTGCGCGTTCGAGCCTCCGACCGGCGTCGCGCACGTCGACGTGCAGTACGACGGCGCGCAGCGCGAGATCCTGCGCACGATGCCCGACGCGGCGCTCTATGGCAGCGCGTCGATCGTTCGGACCGAGCACCTCCCGCTCGCGACGATCACCCACGACGAGAACGACAGCGACGCGGAGAGCCCGCACCACGGGACGCCCGACGCCGTGCACGTCGACGGGCTCGATCGCCCCATCGCGATCGAGCGCGTGCTGCGCACCGAAGCGGGCCTCGAGCGCGCGGTGACGCGCCTCTTCTACGACGCGGCGGGCAGCCTCGCGGGCTACGTCGACGCGCTCGGCAACGTGAAGCGTCAGGACGTGGATCTGCTCGGGCGCGTGGTGCGCATCGAGGATCCCAACACCGGCGTCATCACGTTCGAGCACGACGCGGCGGGCAACGTGATCGCGCGCACCGATGCGCGCGGGATCACGGCGCGCACCGAGTACGACGGCGCGAACCGACCGCTCGTCTCGTTCGACGCGGACGAGCCCGAGGCGACGCGCATCGAGTACCGCTACGACCTGCCCGAGACGTGCGACGCGACGCGCTGCACGAACGCGGCGGCTCAGCTCGTCGAGGCGAGCTATCCGCTGCCCGCGGAGCTCGCGGAGCTCGTCGGCGGTGCGCGCGGCTTCGATCACGTGGGCTACGACGCGCGCGGGCGCGTCGGCTACGAGGCGCGCGTGCTCGGCGCGGCGCGCTTCGAGACGCGTACCCGCTTCGACGGAGTCGATCGCCCGGTCGAGACGGTGTTCCCCGACGGACAGCGGATGACGCGCCGGTTCGACGGAGCGTCGCGCCTCGTCGGGATCGACGGGCTGATCGAGCGCATCGAGCGCGACGCGCGCGGGCTCGTCGCGCGCATCGTGCGCGCGGACGGCAGCGAGGACTCGATGGAGTACGACGCGCTGATGCGCCTCGCGCGGCTCTCGAGCGTCGATGCGAGCGGCGGCGCGATGCAGGACTACGCGTACGACCGCGATCGCCACGGGCTGCTCCTCGGCATCGAGGACGGGGCCGAGCTGCCCTCGGGCTTCGCGAGCGCGAGCGCGCGATATGCCTACGACGCGTGGTACCGCCTCCGCGGCGCGGAGCTCGAGGCGGGCACCGAGCGCGCGGAGACGCTCGCGTGGACCTACGACGCGATCGACAACACGCTGAGCGCGGTCAGCAGCCTCGGCGCGACGAGCGTCGCGCACGTGGGCGACTACGAGTACGACCGTCCCGGCGTCGCGTCGCGCGCGGGTGAGCTCGTGATGGAGCACGACGTCGCGGGCTTCCTCACGCAGCGCGGCGAGCTCGGGCTCGCGTGGGACTTCCTCGGGCGCCTCGTGTCGGCGTCGCGCGAGGGCGAGCCGCGCGGCGTGTTCGCGTACGGCCCCGATCAGCGCCGCGTGGCGAAGATCGAGGACGGCGCGGTGACGATCTACGCGGGCGCGGACTTCGAGGTGCGCGACGGCGTGAGCCGCGTCTACGCGCGCATCGAGCGCGATCGCGTGGCGCGCGCGCAGAGCACCGCGATGGGCGTGTCGATCTACGGCGACCCGTCGGACGACGGCGAGGTCGACGCGGGCGACGCGTGGCTCGCGCGCGCCGAGCAGGCGAGCCGCGCGTCGCGCCACCACGCCGCGGCGCGACGCTTCCTGCACGAGGCGGCGCCGGAGCCGGTGCAGCTCTTCCACGATCACCTCGGCAGCCTCGCGGCGGCGACGCGCGAGGGTGAGCGCGTCGGGCTCCGTCGCTATCACGCGTTCGGCGAGATCCGCGCCGACGACGGCTTCGTCGACGAGCGCGGGTTCACGGGGCAGGAGCGCGACGCGAGCACCGGTCTCTCGGCGTTCGAGTGGCGCTACCTCGACACGCGCGCGGGCCGCTGGTCGAGCGCAGATCCCGCGTTCGAGAGCGTGACCGACGACGTCGTGCGCGTCTTCGAGGGCATCGGCCGCTACGGGTACGTCTCGGCGAACCCGATCAACGCGATCGACCCGACCGGCCTGATGTTCGAGCGGCTGACGTCGGCGTTCAACGCCGTCGCGCCCGACAACGCCGGCCCGCTCATGCGCGCGGTCACGAACGCCGCAGTCTCGCTCGCGTTCCACTACGCGCAGAACGACTCGACGACGGGCGCCGTGGTCTCGAGCCTGGTGGCGCTCGGCGGTACCGCCCTCGAGGCCCGGCAGAGCATGAAGGGCGGCGCGTCGATGGGCTCCGCGATCCTTCAGTCGACCGTCGGCACGGTCGGCGCGGTCGGAGGCGAGGCATTCGGCCTGTGGGAGGGCGCGAGCGAGGCCGTGCAGACGGTGCTCGCCGAGACGACGGGGTTCCTCGCCGACTTCGGCGGCGCGGTGCTCGGCAAGGCGTGGGACACGCCGCCCGGCGGCGCGAATCCGGTGCCGACGACCGACGTCGAGCAGGGCGGCGGCACCGAGCTGCAGATGGAGAACGACCCCGTCGAGACGAACGACTCGAACCCCACGCAGCAGTGA
- a CDS encoding tetratricopeptide repeat protein, whose protein sequence is MDAGASFEGTLDHQLDVRVLRFRSRPDSEEPALLALELVSAGRTHDALEIVDAALAADPDDVDLLLGCGVAAVRTGQLTFAQLVLTRAAKKAPEWAEPLRWLAMVLSMRGREERAAEVARRAIAAGATDDATRELVRRHERRVALDARLARFRDDPEHEEPALLAQALLDDDREAEALEVIATALGREEDADVLVVEARARRARHEDARAEDALRRAIALAPDWSEPARLLGTMLADRGALLEALPIVEHALARNLDDTTLVALLGRIEDQMREAGISRPELADAHLDDLLSTLDRIDPIGDETRRAIAPSEPVRKRTGWLPRIARRFFGMPDPSAPSARPIARA, encoded by the coding sequence ATGGACGCAGGCGCGAGCTTCGAGGGCACGCTCGATCATCAGCTCGACGTGAGGGTGCTGCGGTTCCGCAGCCGACCCGACTCGGAGGAGCCCGCGCTGCTCGCGCTCGAGCTGGTGTCGGCGGGACGCACCCACGACGCGCTCGAGATCGTCGACGCGGCGCTCGCGGCCGATCCCGACGACGTCGATCTGCTGCTCGGCTGCGGCGTGGCCGCGGTGCGCACGGGACAGCTCACGTTCGCGCAGCTCGTGCTCACGCGGGCCGCGAAGAAGGCACCGGAGTGGGCCGAGCCGCTGCGCTGGCTCGCGATGGTGCTCTCGATGCGCGGCCGCGAGGAGCGCGCGGCCGAGGTGGCACGGCGCGCGATCGCCGCGGGCGCGACCGACGACGCGACGCGCGAGCTGGTGCGACGCCACGAGCGACGCGTCGCGCTCGACGCGCGCCTCGCACGATTCCGCGACGATCCCGAGCACGAAGAGCCCGCGCTGCTCGCGCAGGCGCTGCTCGACGACGATCGCGAGGCCGAGGCGCTCGAGGTGATCGCGACGGCGCTCGGGCGCGAGGAGGATGCGGACGTGCTGGTCGTCGAGGCGCGCGCTCGCCGCGCCCGGCACGAGGACGCGCGCGCCGAAGACGCGCTGCGCCGCGCGATCGCGCTCGCGCCCGACTGGAGCGAGCCCGCGCGGCTGCTCGGCACGATGCTCGCGGATCGCGGGGCACTTCTCGAGGCGCTCCCGATCGTCGAGCACGCGCTGGCGCGCAACCTCGACGACACCACGCTGGTCGCGCTGCTCGGACGCATCGAGGACCAGATGCGCGAGGCCGGCATCTCGCGTCCCGAGCTCGCCGACGCGCACCTCGACGATCTGCTCTCGACGCTCGATCGCATCGATCCGATCGGCGACGAGACGCGCCGCGCGATCGCGCCGAGCGAGCCCGTTCGGAAGCGCACCGGCTGGCTCCCGCGCATCGCCCGCCGCTTCTTCGGCATGCCCGACCCCTCGGCACCGAGCGCCCGCCCGATCGCCCGCGCGTGA